The Clostridium sp. AWRP genome has a window encoding:
- a CDS encoding 4Fe-4S binding protein encodes MAVPYEKIPFAGTVKSPQKENEGMITGNWRTRRPILDAEKCTECQICWISCPDSCVNLMTKDSPINFNLKYCKGCGICAEMCPVGAISLVPELDFED; translated from the coding sequence ATGGCTGTACCATATGAAAAGATTCCTTTTGCAGGAACTGTTAAATCACCACAAAAAGAAAATGAAGGAATGATTACTGGCAACTGGCGTACAAGGAGACCAATATTGGATGCTGAGAAGTGTACAGAATGTCAGATTTGCTGGATTAGCTGTCCTGATTCATGTGTAAATCTTATGACTAAAGACAGTCCTATTAATTTTAATCTAAAATATTGCAAAGGTTGTGGAATATGTGCCGAGATGTGTCCTGTTGGAGCAATCAGCCTGGTTCCTGAACTGGATTTTGAAGATTAA
- a CDS encoding oxalate oxidoreductase subunit delta — protein MTNKNLFAEPDLKQITVWGRGVYENKEARDVVVSLTEAAALEGKCVQAWENYVDLPDRIYVPVRAYGKISPKPIESKYVYENETPDIVALTEETLVKGIDILAGIRPGAVLVINTKRAPEYLFKFIKKNTENLSKIITIDANKLSKSIITLSGAEGATDASGIGKGMGAALAAAIVKGTEIVKMDDLLKIVVNKSAAKKAYEQAVVVDTNTL, from the coding sequence GTGACAAATAAAAATTTGTTTGCTGAACCAGATTTAAAGCAAATCACAGTTTGGGGAAGAGGAGTATATGAAAACAAAGAAGCTCGTGATGTAGTTGTCTCTCTAACTGAAGCTGCCGCACTAGAAGGTAAATGTGTTCAAGCCTGGGAAAATTATGTTGACCTTCCCGACCGTATCTATGTTCCTGTAAGGGCCTATGGTAAAATTAGCCCTAAACCAATCGAATCCAAATATGTTTATGAAAATGAAACTCCAGATATTGTTGCACTTACAGAAGAAACTCTTGTTAAGGGGATTGACATTTTAGCTGGAATTAGACCCGGGGCTGTTCTTGTAATTAATACTAAGAGGGCGCCTGAGTACTTGTTCAAATTTATCAAAAAAAATACAGAAAACCTTTCAAAAATTATAACAATAGATGCCAATAAGCTGTCAAAATCCATTATTACACTTTCAGGTGCAGAAGGTGCAACAGATGCATCCGGTATAGGTAAAGGTATGGGTGCAGCATTAGCTGCTGCTATTGTCAAAGGTACCGAAATTGTGAAGATGGATGATTTATTAAAAATTGTTGTAAATAAGAGTGCTGCTAAAAAAGCATATGAACAAGCTGTTGTTGTAGATACAAATACTTTATAA
- a CDS encoding AAA family ATPase: MVQLNSIKLKVREGLVEDSRKGIIRMNREDMEVLGLDTGQFVNIKGKRNTVAKVYPSFNAIYGMPLIQMDGIIRRNAGTGIDDIVTISETKVKTARKIMLSPIDTFFKPKEDDKKEIKNMLKGIPMLSDDELSLMIFGNNEVGFYVSGTAPSGPVKIDEETDLIFIEGELGDVRARVTYEDIGGLNKEVKKIREIVELPFKYPGVFKKLGFEAPKGILLYGPPGTGKTLIAKAIASETKAHFIHVNGPEIINKFYGESEAKIREIFKEAKSRAPSIIFLDELDSIAPRREYVHGEVEKRVVAQLLALMDGLESRGQVVVIGATNIPDSLDPALRRAGRFDKEIAIMPPDKKGRFKILQIHTKGMPLDEDVELEELADVTYGFVGSDLSALCKEAGMIALRNILSKIGLDERLPPFKVSMNNFIEALREIQPSSTREYCTEVPDINWEDIGGLEEIKDTLKTLIELPLHDLNLCKEYNFTLPKGILLTGSSGSGKTLLAKAAGNSTKANFITISGLTLASHGMGEAEKVLHDIFIKAKQSSPCILFFDEIDAICSYRSNSANNLSDRLISRLILEFDNLEKSNEVIVLAATNRINLIDPVLLREGRFEYILEIPLPNVDEREAILKIHSQNLPISESVDFMQLAENTKGMTGAELATLCHKSSFIALRKALKTGLKIKIDDKIFNQAITEVKHKKKFEEVIAPK; this comes from the coding sequence ATGGTACAACTTAATAGTATTAAGCTAAAAGTTAGAGAAGGCTTAGTTGAAGATTCTCGAAAAGGCATCATTCGTATGAATAGAGAAGATATGGAAGTATTAGGATTGGATACGGGACAATTTGTAAATATCAAAGGAAAAAGAAATACTGTAGCAAAAGTTTATCCATCATTTAATGCCATTTATGGAATGCCTCTTATTCAAATGGATGGAATTATTAGGAGAAATGCTGGTACAGGCATTGATGATATTGTAACTATTAGTGAAACTAAAGTGAAAACAGCACGTAAAATAATGCTTTCTCCCATAGACACATTTTTTAAGCCAAAAGAAGATGATAAAAAAGAAATTAAAAATATGCTTAAAGGAATTCCAATGCTTAGTGATGATGAATTGTCTTTAATGATCTTTGGAAACAATGAGGTTGGGTTTTACGTAAGTGGGACAGCACCATCTGGTCCAGTAAAAATAGATGAAGAAACTGATCTTATTTTTATAGAAGGGGAGCTCGGAGATGTAAGAGCAAGAGTTACATATGAGGATATAGGAGGTTTAAACAAAGAAGTTAAAAAAATAAGAGAAATTGTAGAACTTCCTTTTAAATATCCAGGTGTATTTAAAAAATTGGGATTTGAAGCGCCAAAAGGCATTTTGCTTTACGGACCTCCAGGTACAGGAAAAACTTTAATAGCTAAAGCTATAGCATCAGAAACAAAAGCTCATTTTATTCATGTAAATGGTCCTGAAATAATAAATAAGTTTTATGGTGAAAGTGAAGCAAAAATTAGAGAAATATTTAAGGAAGCTAAAAGTAGAGCACCAAGTATAATTTTCCTTGATGAACTTGATTCAATTGCACCAAGAAGAGAATATGTACATGGTGAAGTTGAAAAGAGAGTCGTAGCACAACTTCTGGCACTTATGGATGGCTTAGAGAGTCGAGGACAAGTTGTTGTAATTGGTGCCACAAATATACCTGATTCACTAGATCCTGCGTTAAGACGAGCAGGAAGATTCGATAAAGAAATTGCAATAATGCCTCCAGATAAAAAAGGAAGATTTAAAATACTACAAATTCATACAAAAGGTATGCCTCTTGATGAAGATGTAGAATTGGAGGAGTTAGCTGATGTTACCTATGGATTTGTTGGATCAGATCTTTCAGCCTTATGTAAAGAAGCTGGTATGATAGCTTTACGTAATATTTTATCAAAAATTGGATTAGATGAAAGACTTCCCCCATTTAAAGTTTCTATGAATAATTTTATTGAAGCACTGCGAGAAATTCAACCTTCTTCTACCCGTGAATATTGTACAGAAGTTCCTGATATAAATTGGGAAGATATTGGGGGATTAGAAGAAATTAAAGACACTTTAAAAACTTTAATAGAGCTTCCACTACATGATCTCAATTTATGTAAAGAATATAATTTTACCCTCCCAAAAGGTATTTTATTGACAGGTTCCTCAGGTAGTGGAAAAACTTTACTTGCAAAAGCTGCTGGTAATTCTACAAAGGCAAACTTTATTACTATAAGTGGACTTACTCTAGCATCTCATGGGATGGGGGAAGCTGAAAAGGTTTTACATGATATATTTATTAAAGCAAAACAAAGTTCTCCTTGTATTTTGTTTTTCGATGAAATCGATGCTATATGCAGCTATAGATCTAATTCAGCAAATAATTTATCAGATAGGCTTATAAGTCGTCTTATACTCGAATTTGATAACCTAGAAAAATCTAATGAAGTCATAGTATTAGCCGCTACAAATAGAATAAATCTAATTGATCCAGTTTTACTACGAGAAGGACGATTTGAATATATACTAGAAATTCCGCTGCCAAATGTAGATGAGAGGGAGGCTATTTTAAAAATCCATTCTCAAAATTTACCTATTTCAGAAAGTGTAGATTTTATGCAATTAGCTGAAAACACCAAGGGAATGACTGGAGCAGAACTGGCTACTTTATGTCATAAATCTTCATTTATAGCACTTAGAAAAGCACTTAAAACAGGATTAAAGATTAAAATAGATGATAAAATCTTTAATCAAGCCATTACTGAGGTGAAACATAAAAAGAAATTTGAGGAGGTGATTGCCCCCAAATAG
- a CDS encoding GntR family transcriptional regulator codes for MAYEFSPIKFDNTGYIRDSVFSILRNAILDGKLEPGQRLVERNIAEQLRISRTPVREAIRKLEIEKLVTHIPRKGVVVSGFTKEDIEEIQVIRISLEALSCSIAATKIKEPELKSLDSFNNKMLEEYQKGNVAKSISLNRKFHESIYKAAKSPHLYYFVSTLREYISKFTKLTYTKPGRLQEAFTEHSEIIKNLRQHNSDGSYNSAKKHVEKSSETFLKMAYFQKK; via the coding sequence TTGGCTTATGAATTTTCACCTATAAAGTTTGACAATACGGGTTATATTAGAGATTCGGTATTTTCTATCTTACGTAATGCTATTCTTGATGGAAAATTGGAACCAGGCCAGCGTCTTGTAGAACGTAACATTGCAGAGCAATTAAGAATAAGTAGGACTCCAGTAAGAGAAGCCATTAGAAAACTTGAAATCGAGAAATTGGTTACGCATATCCCTCGCAAAGGGGTGGTTGTTTCTGGATTTACTAAAGAAGATATAGAAGAAATTCAGGTAATTAGAATATCATTAGAAGCTCTCAGCTGTAGCATTGCAGCGACTAAAATAAAAGAACCTGAACTAAAAAGTTTAGATTCTTTTAATAATAAAATGTTAGAAGAGTATCAAAAAGGAAATGTTGCCAAGTCAATTTCATTAAATAGAAAATTTCATGAAAGTATTTATAAGGCTGCAAAAAGTCCACATCTATATTATTTTGTTAGTACACTTCGTGAGTACATTAGTAAATTTACAAAACTAACCTACACAAAACCTGGTCGACTTCAGGAAGCCTTTACTGAGCATAGTGAAATTATCAAAAATTTGCGTCAACATAATAGTGATGGATCATATAATTCGGCTAAGAAACACGTTGAGAAATCCAGTGAGACATTTTTAAAAATGGCATATTTTCAAAAAAAGTAA
- a CDS encoding methyl-accepting chemotaxis protein, with translation MSKLGTKILRLVCVVVGAIVAISLISSTVILKRAESQLRDKAKQSVTESISIIDKNRIEKIIKDKSNNSKEYGEVLNSMIVFKAKKDIKNFYVYIKKDNKTAQFLIDASPDPADYLESYEMQGRMISAFDGSIAVDSEPSSDKWGTYMSAYAPIKNSSGQVIAAIGVDEDVSTFENIKKLFFYLSILQVIIAVIISLVSVWLFSKKLKYNIGIIESKLVDMSEGNLQGNLELKTKDEIEQIMHFLNDFRLKVSNILINIKEHVSNAQGSAGDLYSISKEMSLSAENVSLIIHKVSENSEKQAYHIVNMEEVFDEFGKRIENTTKMINEFNVMGNSIKEKSKKSSGDVNLLIKSINDLNVQFKSVVEKIQGLGDNIDKISDITNLINDISDQTNLLALNASIEASRAGEAGKGFSVVADEIRVLAEQSKMSSKNINELLKNVSNQSVAVVDDTKNVDRQFSNQIGIVNNIASSFGVIIDDIEKLLPGINLVNKSMIEADNNKSIIMNNLETSSSSAKEISISSKDIASIAEVLSSSSEEVTNSAEKLLHVVNDVMENVNKFKTEE, from the coding sequence ATGAGCAAACTTGGGACCAAAATTCTCAGGTTAGTATGTGTAGTTGTTGGTGCTATTGTTGCAATATCTTTGATAAGTAGTACTGTTATACTTAAGAGGGCGGAATCACAACTGAGGGATAAAGCAAAACAGTCTGTCACAGAATCAATTAGTATTATTGACAAGAATAGGATAGAAAAAATAATAAAGGATAAGTCTAACAATTCTAAAGAATATGGTGAAGTACTAAATTCTATGATAGTGTTCAAGGCAAAAAAAGATATCAAAAATTTTTATGTTTACATAAAAAAAGACAATAAAACTGCACAATTTTTGATAGATGCTTCACCTGATCCAGCAGATTATTTGGAAAGTTACGAAATGCAGGGTAGAATGATCAGTGCTTTTGATGGTAGTATTGCTGTTGATAGTGAGCCATCGTCAGATAAATGGGGAACTTATATGTCAGCTTATGCTCCAATAAAAAATTCATCTGGACAAGTTATAGCTGCTATTGGAGTGGATGAAGATGTGTCCACATTTGAAAATATTAAAAAATTGTTCTTTTATCTCTCCATCTTACAAGTTATAATTGCTGTCATTATATCTTTAGTTTCGGTGTGGTTATTTTCAAAAAAATTAAAGTATAACATTGGCATAATTGAAAGTAAGTTAGTAGATATGAGTGAGGGTAATCTGCAGGGGAATTTGGAATTGAAGACAAAGGATGAAATTGAACAAATAATGCATTTTTTAAATGATTTTAGATTAAAGGTTAGTAATATCTTGATAAATATAAAAGAACATGTAAGTAATGCCCAGGGAAGTGCTGGTGATTTATATAGTATATCTAAAGAAATGTCATTGTCTGCAGAAAATGTTTCTTTAATCATTCACAAAGTGTCAGAAAATTCCGAAAAACAAGCTTATCATATTGTTAATATGGAAGAGGTGTTTGATGAATTTGGAAAAAGAATAGAAAATACTACTAAGATGATAAATGAATTTAACGTTATGGGAAATAGTATTAAGGAAAAGTCTAAAAAAAGCAGTGGTGATGTGAATTTACTAATAAAATCAATAAATGATTTAAACGTTCAATTTAAATCTGTTGTAGAAAAGATTCAAGGATTAGGTGATAATATTGATAAAATAAGCGACATTACAAATTTAATAAATGATATATCAGATCAAACTAATTTACTTGCATTAAATGCATCGATAGAAGCCTCTAGGGCTGGAGAAGCTGGAAAGGGATTTAGTGTAGTGGCAGATGAAATTAGGGTTCTTGCAGAACAGTCAAAAATGTCATCTAAAAACATTAATGAACTTTTAAAAAATGTTTCTAATCAAAGTGTTGCTGTTGTTGATGACACTAAAAATGTAGATCGTCAATTTTCAAATCAAATCGGTATTGTAAACAACATTGCAAGTTCTTTTGGGGTAATAATTGATGATATAGAAAAATTGCTGCCAGGAATAAACCTAGTTAATAAATCTATGATTGAGGCTGACAATAACAAATCTATTATAATGAATAATTTAGAGACATCGTCTTCTTCAGCAAAGGAAATTTCTATATCTTCTAAAGATATAGCTTCCATAGCTGAGGTATTGAGCAGTTCTTCAGAAGAGGTTACTAATTCAGCTGAAAAGCTATTACATGTGGTTAACGATGTAATGGAAAATGTAAATAAATTTAAAACAGAAGAATAA
- a CDS encoding VanW family protein, whose product MVKITENRKKTIKFRINKRKMIRSLCIMILSICVLHLFLVHFVVNRYNERIYPGVKVDGINLSGETEKEAVDTLKHKYVNKALKKNILIKAESKVYTINYSKLNMNYNIKDTVKDAFKYGKKGDIYDKYKIIRSAKEKRFSLKYSYNKNEVEKIISKIENDFDIKPIDAKVTKDKNDKFEITSEKQGQEIDKDKLIKDMETEINSRDTKDVIVNVKMKKIQPVMKKSDLKKIDTKISSFTTDFSSSTDSRANNINVAVKSLDGITIMPNQIFSFNNIVGERTEKRGYQAAGVIVGDKLESGFGGGVCQVSSTLHNAIVRAGIIPIERDHHNLPVSYVGLGMDATVDYGNIDYKFKNTLNYPIYIECSAKDGSLTFNIYSNSKLTEKTYNLVNSVKTAREDNKTVLTVKAYKVTYKDGKQISKQEINTDKYRLPN is encoded by the coding sequence ATGGTAAAAATTACAGAAAATAGGAAAAAAACAATAAAATTTAGAATTAACAAAAGGAAAATGATAAGGTCACTATGCATAATGATCTTATCAATTTGTGTTTTACATCTATTCCTAGTACATTTTGTAGTTAATAGGTATAATGAGCGTATATATCCTGGAGTTAAAGTAGATGGCATAAATTTAAGTGGGGAAACTGAAAAAGAGGCTGTAGATACTTTAAAGCACAAATATGTAAATAAAGCATTGAAAAAAAATATATTGATTAAAGCTGAAAGTAAAGTGTATACAATAAACTATTCAAAGCTGAATATGAATTATAACATAAAGGATACTGTAAAAGATGCTTTTAAATATGGTAAAAAGGGTGATATTTACGATAAATATAAAATTATAAGAAGTGCAAAAGAAAAACGGTTTAGTTTAAAGTATAGTTATAATAAAAACGAAGTTGAAAAAATTATATCAAAAATTGAGAATGATTTTGATATAAAACCAATAGATGCCAAAGTAACTAAAGATAAAAATGATAAATTTGAAATTACTTCTGAAAAGCAGGGGCAAGAGATTGATAAGGACAAGCTTATTAAAGACATGGAAACTGAAATTAATAGTAGAGATACTAAAGATGTAATAGTTAATGTTAAAATGAAAAAAATTCAGCCTGTAATGAAAAAATCAGATTTAAAAAAGATAGATACAAAAATATCTAGTTTTACAACTGATTTTTCATCATCCACAGATAGTAGAGCTAATAATATTAATGTGGCAGTAAAGAGTTTAGATGGAATTACAATAATGCCTAATCAAATCTTTAGTTTTAATAATATAGTAGGAGAAAGAACAGAAAAAAGAGGATATCAAGCCGCTGGAGTTATTGTAGGTGATAAATTAGAATCTGGCTTTGGGGGAGGAGTATGTCAGGTATCAAGTACTCTTCATAATGCTATAGTAAGAGCAGGTATAATACCTATAGAGAGGGACCACCATAATCTACCTGTTAGCTATGTTGGTCTTGGAATGGATGCTACAGTAGATTATGGAAATATAGATTATAAATTTAAAAATACATTGAATTATCCAATATATATAGAATGTTCAGCAAAGGATGGAAGTTTAACATTTAATATATATTCTAATTCCAAACTAACTGAAAAAACCTATAATCTTGTAAATAGCGTTAAAACAGCGAGGGAAGATAATAAAACAGTACTAACGGTAAAAGCTTACAAAGTTACTTATAAGGATGGAAAACAAATTTCTAAGCAAGAAATAAATACTGATAAATATAGACTCCCAAACTAG
- a CDS encoding phosphatase, with the protein MKYILDVHTHTIVSGHAYSTLLENAKYASEIGLELLGSTEHGPSMPGAPHKWYFENLKVLPRKLFGVTMLYGCEANIIDYDGNLDLSTDLQEKLDIIIASIHEPIMEANKNPDLNTSTLLKVMDNPNVHILGHPGNPKFPIHAEEVVKKAKEKNILIEINNSSFVSSRKGSEKNCTKIASLCKEYGVKIILNSDSHFAYRIGGFETAIEMLKQIDMPEELIINRSKEDFLSFLKSKGKNIQ; encoded by the coding sequence ATGAAATACATTCTTGACGTACATACCCACACTATAGTTAGTGGCCATGCTTATTCTACTTTATTAGAAAATGCCAAATATGCTAGTGAAATAGGACTAGAGCTTTTAGGTTCAACAGAACATGGACCTTCTATGCCTGGTGCTCCTCATAAATGGTATTTTGAAAATCTTAAGGTACTTCCAAGAAAACTTTTTGGTGTAACTATGCTTTATGGATGTGAAGCAAATATCATAGATTATGACGGAAATCTTGATTTATCAACAGATCTTCAGGAAAAATTAGATATAATCATAGCAAGCATCCACGAGCCTATAATGGAGGCAAATAAAAATCCAGACTTAAATACCTCCACTCTATTAAAAGTTATGGATAATCCTAATGTACATATTTTAGGCCATCCCGGTAATCCAAAGTTTCCAATTCATGCAGAAGAAGTAGTTAAAAAGGCCAAAGAAAAAAATATACTTATTGAAATAAACAATAGTTCCTTTGTAAGTTCAAGAAAAGGCAGTGAAAAGAATTGTACCAAAATAGCAAGTTTATGTAAGGAATACGGAGTAAAAATAATATTGAATAGTGATTCCCATTTTGCTTACCGCATCGGCGGCTTCGAAACTGCAATAGAAATGTTAAAACAAATAGATATGCCCGAGGAACTAATTATAAACAGGAGTAAAGAAGATTTTCTCAGTTTCTTAAAAAGTAAAGGAAAAAACATTCAATAA
- a CDS encoding glycosyltransferase encodes MKIITFTVPCYNSADYMGHCVETLLPGGEDVEIVIVDDGSSDNTAEIADDYAAKYPNIIKVVHQENGGHGEAVNTGIKNASGIYFKVVDSDDWLDVPGMLKVIDVLKGLYKDGKILDMMICNYVYEHSKDNTSHVVNYKNVMPENHIFGWDDVGKFKISQYILMHSVIYRKSLLCECGLELPKHTFYVDNLFVYEPLPYVQTIYYMDINLYRYFIGREDQSVNEKIMIKRIDQQLYVNKRMIDFYCKFDKIPNKRLDKYMRNYLSMMMTISSVLLIISGSEENFKKKTDLWSYLKSVNKNLYSDMRYCLFGIISNAHGNFGKKIVEYGYRLTNKKYKFN; translated from the coding sequence ATGAAGATAATAACATTTACAGTTCCGTGCTATAATTCAGCAGATTATATGGGACATTGTGTAGAAACTCTCCTTCCAGGTGGCGAGGATGTAGAAATAGTAATTGTTGACGATGGTTCTTCTGATAATACTGCAGAAATAGCAGATGATTATGCAGCAAAATATCCTAATATTATAAAGGTTGTACATCAAGAAAATGGAGGTCATGGTGAGGCTGTAAATACGGGCATTAAGAATGCCTCGGGTATATACTTTAAAGTGGTAGATTCTGATGATTGGCTTGATGTACCTGGAATGTTGAAAGTTATAGATGTGCTGAAAGGACTTTACAAAGATGGAAAAATACTAGACATGATGATATGTAATTATGTTTATGAGCATTCTAAAGATAATACCAGCCATGTAGTTAACTATAAAAATGTGATGCCTGAGAATCATATATTTGGATGGGATGATGTGGGTAAATTTAAGATATCACAGTATATTCTCATGCATTCTGTTATATATCGGAAATCTCTTTTGTGTGAATGTGGACTTGAGCTTCCAAAGCATACTTTTTATGTGGATAACTTATTTGTTTATGAGCCTCTTCCATATGTGCAGACAATCTACTACATGGATATCAACTTATATAGATATTTTATTGGCAGGGAAGATCAATCTGTAAATGAAAAAATCATGATAAAAAGGATAGACCAACAGCTTTATGTGAATAAACGTATGATAGACTTTTACTGTAAATTTGATAAAATACCTAATAAACGTTTGGACAAGTACATGAGAAACTATCTTTCTATGATGATGACAATTTCTTCAGTGCTCCTTATAATTTCGGGAAGTGAGGAAAACTTTAAAAAGAAAACTGATTTGTGGTCCTATTTAAAGAGTGTAAATAAAAATCTTTATTCAGATATGAGATACTGCTTATTTGGTATAATATCTAATGCTCATGGCAATTTTGGAAAAAAAATAGTTGAATATGGCTATCGCTTAACCAATAAAAAATATAAATTTAATTAG
- the glf gene encoding UDP-galactopyranose mutase: MNKTYDCLVIGCGLAGAVISRELAERAGKKVLIMEKRSHIAGTTYDCLNEDGILVHKYGPHIFHTYNKRVFDYISRFTKWRDYSHEVLANIYGKLMPVPFNLNSLYMAFDLKKADRLEQKLVSTYGMGQRLTIAELRNNKDSEFQELADFVYNNVFLNYTQKQWGVTPEEIDPSVIARVPILISRDNRYFQDTYQGIPANGYTSLFNKLLDHPNVSLCLDTDANALLKIIEDDIFFEDRPFKGIVIYTGALDQFFDCQFGCLPYRTVDFLFETHNVTWYQSKGTINYTVDKDFTRITEFKHLTGQNIYNKTTIMKEYPKSYTASEGETPYYPIISSDNFKLYEKYKQLTNRLHNFYLLGRLAEYKYYNMDAIIERALILADEIICSKKGNNIDEDNNIYSSVL, from the coding sequence ATGAATAAAACATATGATTGCCTAGTAATAGGCTGTGGACTTGCAGGAGCGGTGATATCTAGGGAATTAGCAGAGCGGGCAGGTAAAAAGGTATTAATTATGGAAAAACGCAGCCATATTGCAGGTACTACTTATGATTGTTTAAATGAGGATGGTATACTAGTACATAAATATGGCCCTCATATATTTCACACTTATAACAAGCGTGTATTTGACTATATCTCTCGATTTACAAAGTGGAGAGATTATTCTCATGAAGTTTTGGCAAATATATATGGGAAATTGATGCCTGTCCCATTTAATTTAAATTCTCTTTATATGGCCTTCGATTTGAAAAAAGCAGATAGATTAGAACAGAAGCTTGTTTCTACTTATGGTATGGGCCAGCGATTAACCATTGCAGAACTGCGGAATAATAAGGATAGTGAATTTCAGGAACTTGCTGATTTTGTTTATAATAATGTGTTTCTCAATTATACTCAAAAACAGTGGGGCGTTACTCCAGAAGAAATAGATCCGTCTGTTATAGCTAGAGTCCCAATACTAATTTCACGTGATAATCGTTATTTTCAAGATACATATCAGGGAATACCAGCTAATGGGTATACTTCTCTTTTCAATAAATTATTGGATCATCCTAATGTAAGTTTGTGTCTTGATACTGATGCAAATGCGTTATTGAAAATTATAGAAGATGATATATTTTTTGAGGATAGACCGTTTAAAGGTATAGTGATATATACTGGTGCTTTAGATCAATTTTTTGACTGCCAGTTTGGGTGTCTTCCCTATAGGACTGTAGATTTTTTGTTTGAAACACATAATGTAACATGGTATCAGTCAAAAGGAACTATAAATTATACGGTAGATAAGGATTTTACACGAATTACGGAATTCAAGCATTTAACAGGTCAGAATATTTATAATAAGACTACTATAATGAAGGAATATCCAAAGTCATATACAGCTTCTGAAGGTGAAACACCTTACTATCCTATAATTAGTTCGGACAACTTTAAGCTTTATGAAAAATACAAACAGCTTACTAATAGATTGCATAATTTCTATTTACTGGGTAGGCTTGCAGAATATAAATACTATAATATGGATGCAATAATTGAGAGGGCACTAATTTTGGCAGATGAAATTATCTGTAGCAAGAAAGGAAATAATATTGATGAAGATAATAACATTTACAGTTCCGTGCTATAA
- a CDS encoding spore coat protein, producing the protein MNEQELMHDLLASEKQVISAYSTGITETSCTNLRNTLVNNFKSAQDIQYKIFDTMRQKGWYPTKDATESDVQQLKNESNQIMSSLR; encoded by the coding sequence ATGAATGAACAAGAACTTATGCATGACCTTTTAGCTAGTGAAAAACAGGTTATCTCAGCATATAGTACAGGAATAACAGAAACTTCTTGTACTAATTTGAGAAACACTTTAGTAAACAATTTTAAAAGTGCCCAGGATATTCAATACAAGATTTTTGATACTATGAGACAAAAGGGATGGTATCCTACAAAAGATGCTACAGAATCGGATGTACAACAATTAAAAAATGAATCTAATCAAATTATGAGTTCATTAAGATAG
- a CDS encoding lytic transglycosylase domain-containing protein, which yields MRFLKKVAIVIILIMVAVLCVKSIARYCYPLKYSTYIAKYAKQYDLDPYFVMAVIKTESNFKENVRSNKNAIGLMQITPDTAEWAADKMGVSNFQDNMLNDPEFNVRMGCWYLNNLKSEFNNNMDLILAAYNGGRGNVQKWLKDSEHSKDGKNIQYIPFKETDKYIKRVKVNYRVYRYLYKNLQINTSTIIVNFYNFKF from the coding sequence TTGAGGTTTCTAAAAAAAGTAGCAATAGTTATAATACTAATAATGGTAGCTGTATTATGTGTAAAAAGTATTGCAAGATATTGTTATCCATTAAAGTATTCAACTTATATAGCAAAATATGCAAAACAATATGATTTAGATCCCTACTTTGTAATGGCTGTGATTAAGACAGAAAGTAACTTTAAAGAAAATGTAAGATCTAACAAAAATGCTATAGGACTTATGCAGATAACTCCAGATACTGCAGAATGGGCAGCAGATAAAATGGGAGTATCAAATTTTCAAGATAACATGTTAAATGATCCTGAGTTTAATGTAAGAATGGGATGTTGGTATTTGAATAATTTGAAATCAGAGTTTAATAACAATATGGATCTAATTTTGGCAGCTTATAATGGAGGTAGGGGCAACGTACAAAAGTGGTTGAAAGATTCAGAGCATTCTAAAGATGGAAAGAATATACAATATATACCTTTTAAAGAAACGGATAAATATATTAAACGTGTAAAAGTAAATTACAGGGTATATAGGTACTTATATAAAAATTTACAGATAAATACTTCTACAATTATTGTAAATTTTTATAATTTTAAATTTTAG